From a single Saccharomyces kudriavzevii IFO 1802 strain IFO1802 genome assembly, chromosome: 15 genomic region:
- the DCS2 gene encoding 5'-(N(7)-methyl 5'-triphosphoguanosine)-(mRNA) diphosphatase (similar to Saccharomyces cerevisiae DCS1 (YLR270W) and DCS2 (YOR173W); ancestral locus Anc_6.63), whose product MGSQDLASLIGRFKYVRVLDSNPHTKVISLLGSIDGKDAVVTAEKTHFIFDETVRRPSQSGRSTPVFFHREIDEYSFLNGITDLKELTSNDIYYWGLSVLKQHILHNPTAKINLIWPASQFHIKGYDQQDLHVVRETPEMYRNIVMPFIQEMCTSERMKWVNNILYEGAEDDRVVYKEYSDRNKDDGFVVLPDMKWDGINIDSLYLVAIVYRDDIKSLRDLNPKHRDWLIRLNKKIRTIIPQHYDYNVNPDELRVFLHYQPSYYHFHVHIVNIRHPGVGEERGSGMTILLEDVIEALGFLGPEGYMKKTLTYVIGENHDLWKRGFGEEVEKQLKHDGIATSPEKSAGFNANLG is encoded by the coding sequence ATGGGATCTCAAGATTTAGCTAGTTTAATTGGGAGATTCAAATACGTAAGGGTCTTAGATTCAAATCCTCACACGAAGGTCATCTCATTATTGGGCAGCATTGATGGGAAGGATGCCGTGGTAACGGCCGAAAAGACGCATTTTATATTTGATGAAACGGTGCGCAGACCTTCTCAAAGTGGCCGTAGCACAcctgttttctttcatcgTGAGATAGATGAATATTCCTTTCTAAATGGTATTACGGACTTGAAGGAATTAACTTCAAATGACATCTACTATTGGGGGTTGTCTGTATTAAAGCAGCACATCTTGCACAATCCAACTGCCAAGATCAACTTAATCTGGCCCGCCTCGCAGTTCCACATCAAGGGCTACGATCAGCAGGATTTACATGTCGTTAGAGAAACTCCTGAAATGTATAGAAATATTGTCATGCCTTTTATCCAGGAGATGTGCACCAGTGAAAGAATGAAATGGGTAAACAATATTCTTTATGAGGGTGCTGAAGATGACAGAGTCGTTTATAAAGAATATAGTGATAGGAATAAAGACGACGGATTCGTCGTCTTGCCCGACATGAAATGGGACGGAATCAACATCGATTCATTATATCTAGTAGCTATTGTATACAGAGATGACATCAAGTCCTTAAGGGACTTGAATCCAAAGCACAGAGATTGGCTGATTAGACTAAATAAAAAGATCAGGACAATCATCCCACAACATTACGACTATAATGTGAATCCAGACGAACTAAGGGTTTTCCTCCATTATCAGCCATCCTACTATCATTTTCATGTGCACATAGTAAATATAAGGCATCCCGGTGTAGGTGAAGAGAGAGGCTCCGGGATGACAATATTGTTGGAGGATGTTATAGAAGCGCTAGGTTTCTTAGGTCCCGAAGGCtatatgaagaaaactcTCACGTATGTCATTGGTGAGAATCACGATTTGTGGAAAAGAGGTTTTGgggaagaagttgaaaagcAATTAAAACACGATGGCATCGCCACTAGTCCTGAAAAGAGCGCTGGTTTCAATGCTAATCTGGGTTGA
- the MED4 gene encoding Med4p (similar to Saccharomyces cerevisiae MED4 (YOR174W); ancestral locus Anc_6.65), which translates to MSVQNTKAVEFPMGHIKSSSVSLVAEAASNMNSEDKLSKVQLYEDLCRYEGVLSKLVESVDRFKPDLDVARDLISADESLFNNVKLLADYDNIDRNLQKIDKDSEELDSKSRKILEILNECHDELSGLPTLEQVEFEKNTILQQRSKINSTALLDYATKLSKFTKIPPTFDKGTVGPNNFIWPAEDALRRGMLAMASLHSKELTRVPGEDEQETEEVPTAPLSQPGQQEEQEAQNEDISDKDTFIFKGTPHKDAEHTPGIKDKEEENNNNDDALDLDLDLFDPDDF; encoded by the coding sequence ATGTCCGTTCAAAATACTAAAGCTGTAGAGTTTCCTATGGGTCATATCAAATCATCTTCTGTGTCATTGGTAGCAGAAGCTGCCTCAAACATGAATAGCGAAGATAAGCTATCTAAAGTCCAGCTCTACGAGGATTTATGTCGGTACGAAGGTGTATTAAGTAAGTTAGTTGAATCTGTGGATCGTTTCAAACCAGATCTAGACGTTGCCAGGGATTTGATAAGTGCTGATGAGAGCCTGTTTAACAATGTGAAACTATTAGCTGACTACGACAATATTGATCGTAATTTACAGAAGATTGATAAGGATTCCGAAGAACTGGATTCTAAAAGTAGAAAGAtattggaaattttgaatgagTGTCATGATGAATTAAGTGGATTGCCTACGCTAGAACAAGTGGAATTCGAGAAAAACACAATCTTACAACAGCGATCCAAAATTAATTCCACAGCATTATTGGATTACGCCACAAAATTGTCCAAATTTACCAAAATACCACCAACATTTGATAAAGGAACGGTGGGGCCCAATAATTTTATATGGCCCGCAGAAGATGCTCTGCGAAGAGGCATGCTTGCTATGGCTTCACTACACAGTAAAGAGCTAACGAGAGTACCTGGTGAAGACGAACAAGAAACCGAAGAAGTGCCGACTGCACCTCTTTCCCAACCTGGACAACAAGAGGAGCAGGAAGCCCAAAACGAGGATATATCTGATAAGGACACATTTATATTCAAGGGTACTCCCCATAAAGACGCTGAGCATACGCCTGGTATCAAAGATaaagaggaggaaaataataataatgatgatgctCTAGATCTTGATCTTGACTTGTTTGATCCAGACGACTTCTAG
- the ALE1 gene encoding lysophospholipid acyltransferase (similar to Saccharomyces cerevisiae ALE1 (YOR175C); ancestral locus Anc_6.66) produces MYNPVDAVLTKVTTNYGIDSFTLRYAICLLGSFPLNAVLKRIPEKRIALKCCFILSMSSFYLFGVLNLVSGFRTLFISTMFTYLISRFYRSKFMPHVNFIFVMGHLALNHVHAQLLNEQTQTTVDITSSQMVLAMKLTSFAWSYYDGSCTSESDFKELTGHQKSRAVRGHPPLLKFLAYAFFYSTLLTGPSFDYADFDSWLNCEMFRDLPESKKPMRRYHPGKRRQIPKNGKLASWKVVQGLAWMVLSTLGMKHFPVNYVLDRNGFPKRSFIFRIHYLFLIGFIHRFKYYAAWTISEASCILCGLGYNGYDPKTQKIRWDRVRNIDIWTVETAQSTREMLEAWNMNTNKWLKYSVYLRVTKKGKKPGFRSTLFTFLTSAFWHGTRPGYYLTFATGALYQTCGKIYRRNFRPIFLREDGVTPLRSKIIYDLIGIYAIKLAFGYMVQPFIILDLKPSLMVWGSVYFYVHVVVAFSFFLFKGPYAKQVSEFFRSRQPKEIFIRKQKKLEKDISAKSPNLGGILKAKMDHEKSTAAEEDEMNLGIPPIELGKWDNAKKDWKDFCDDYKEWRNKNGLEIEEENLSRAFERFKQEFSNATSGSDERVRKMSFSGYSPKPISKKEQ; encoded by the coding sequence ATGTACAATCCCGTGGACGCTGTTTTAACAAAAGTGACTACCAACTATGGGATTGATAGTTTTACTCTAAGATATGCTATTTGCCTGTTGGGTTCTTTCCCACTGAATGCTGTTTTAAAAAGAATCCCTGAGAAGCGCATTGCTTTAAAATGTTGTTTTATCCTGTCTATGTCATCATTTTACCTATTTGGTGTGCTTAATTTAGTTAGTGGGTTCAGAACCCTGTTTATTAGTACCATGTTCACGTACTTGATTTCAAGATTCTATCGTTCTAAATTCATGCCACACgtaaatttcatttttgttatGGGCCATTTGGCATTAAACCATGTACATGCCCAGTTGCTCAATGAACAGACTCAAACCACTGTTGACATTACAAGTTCACAAATGGTCTTAGCCATGAAACTAACTTCCTTTGCTTGGTCTTATTATGACGGCTCATGCACTAGCGAGAGTGATTTCAAAGAACTGACCGGGCATCAAAAGTCTCGTGCCGTGAGAGGCCACCCACCGttgttgaaatttctgGCGTACGCCTTTTTCTATTCAACGTTGTTGACTGGGCCAAGTTTTGATTATGCCGATTTTGACAGCTGGTTGAACTGCGAGATGTTCCGGGATTTACCTGAAAGTAAAAAGCCTATGAGAAGATACCACCCTGGCAAAAGAAGACAGATACCAAAGAACGGTAAGTTGGCATCATGGAAGGTTGTCCAAGGCCTCGCATGGATGGTTTTGAGTACACTAGGGATGAAACACTTCCCTGTTAATTATGTTTTGGACAGAAATGGCTTCCCAAAAAGATCTTTCATATTCAGAATTCATTACTTATTTCTAATTGGTTTTATTCACAGATTCAAGTACTATGCTGCCTGGACGATCTCAGAAGCATCTTGTATATTGTGTGGGTTGGGCTATAATGGTTATGATCCAAAGACTCAAAAGATCAGATGGGACCGTGTCAGAAATATCGACATTTGGACTGTGGAAACAGCGCAAAGCACACGGGAAATGTTGGAAGCATGGAATATGAACACTAACAAGTGGTTAAAATATTCCGTCTACTTACGTGTTACCAAAAAGGGCAAGAAGCCTGGTTTCCGCTCAACCTTGTTCACTTTCTTAACTTCCGCATTTTGGCATGGTACTAGACCTGGCTACTATCTGACTTTTGCCACAGGGGCCTTGTACCAAACATGTGGTAAAATTTACAGACGTAACTTTAGACCCATTTTCCTACGGGAAGATGGTGTCACACCTTTGCGTTCCAAAATAATTTATGATCTTATTGGTATTTATGCGATTAAGCTAGCATTTGGCTATATGGTGCAGCCATTCATTATACTCGATTTAAAGCCATCTTTGATGGTTTGGGGTTCCGTTTATTTTTACGTTcatgttgttgttgctttCTCATTCTTTCTATTCAAGGGACCATATGCTAAACAAGTTAGCGAATTTTTTAGATCCAGGCAGCctaaagaaatatttatcagaaagcaaaagaaactaGAAAAAGATATTTCTGCAAAATCTCCAAACTTGGGTGGCATTTTGAAGGCAAAGATGGATCATGAAAAGAGCACGgctgctgaagaagatgagatGAATTTAGGTATTCCACCTATTGAGCTAGGGAAATGGGATAACGCTAAAAAAGACTGGAAAGATTTTTGTGATGATTACAAAGAATGGAGAAATAAAAACGGTCTTGAAatagaggaagaaaaccTTTCCAGagcttttgaaagattcaagCAGGAATTTTCCAATGCCACAAGTGGATCAGATGAACGCGTGAGGAAAATGAGTTTTAGTGGATATTCGCCAAAGCCCATCTCAAAGAAGGAACAGTAG
- the HEM15 gene encoding ferrochelatase HEM15 (similar to Saccharomyces cerevisiae HEM15 (YOR176W); ancestral locus Anc_6.67) — MLSRTIRAQGASLRRSQLTFTKSFSTTVNMQNAQKRAPTGVVLMNMGGPSKVEETYDFLYQLFADNDLIPISAKYQKTIAKYIAKFRTPKIEKQYKEIGGGSPIRKWSEYQASEVCKILDKTCPETAPHKPYVAFRYAKPLTGETYKQMLEDGVKKAVAFSQYPHFSYSTTGSSINELWRQIKALDSKRSISWSVIDRWPTNEGLTKAFSENITKKLQEFPQPVRDKVVLLFSAHSLPMDVVNTGDAYPAEVAATVYKIMQKLKFKNPYRLVWQSQVGPKPWLGAQTADIAEFLGPKVDGLMFIPIAFTSDHIETLHEIDLGVIGESPYKDKFKRCESLNGNQTFIEGMADLVKNHLESHQLYSNQLPLDFTLGKSSDPVKDLSLVFGNHEST, encoded by the coding sequence ATGCTCTCTAGAACAATTCGTGCACAAGGTGCTTCCCTAAGAAGGTCGCAATTAACCTTCACAAAGTCATTTTCAACTACAGTCAACATGCAAAATGCCCAAAAGAGAGCACCTACAGGTGTCGTTTTAATGAACATGGGTGGCCCCTCCAAGGTCGAAGAAACGTATGACTTTTTATATCAATTGTTTGCTGATAATGACTTAATTCCTATTAGCGCtaaataccaaaaaactATTGCTAAGTATATTGCGAAGTTTCGTACTCCTAAGATAGAAAAGCAATACAAGGAAATTGGTGGAGGTTCTCCGATTCGCAAATGGTCGGAATATCAAGCTTCTGAAgtttgtaaaattttggaCAAGACCTGTCCGGAAACAGCACCCCATAAGCCTTACGTGGCGTTCCGTTATGCAAAGCCGTTAACGGGTGAGACTTACAAGCAAATGCTAGAGGATGGCGTGAAGAAAGCCGTGGCCTTTTCTCAATATCCTCATTTCTCCTATTCTACCACTGGGTCGTCTATCAACGAATTATGGAGACAGATCAAGGCATTGGACTCTAAGAGATCTATTTCGTGGTCTGTCATTGATCGTTGGCCCACAAATGAAGGTCTGACTAAGGCATTCTCTGAAAATATcaccaaaaaattgcaagagTTCCCACAGCCTGTTAGAGACAAGGTggttttgttgttttccGCACATTCCCTACCCATGGATGTTGTTAACACTGGTGATGCCTACCCCGCGGAGGTTGCTGCGACTGTTTACAAGATTATGCAAAAGCTGAAGTTTAAGAATCCTTATAGATTAGTTTGGCAATCCCAAGTTGGACCCAAACCATGGCTGGGTGCCCAAACAGCAGACATCGCCGAATTTTTAGGACCGAAAGTTGACGGTCTGATGTTCATTCCTATTGCCTTTACCTCTGACCATATTGAAACCCTGCACGAAATCGACTTAGGTGTTATTGGAGAGTCGCCATATAAGgataaattcaaaagatgcGAATCTTTGAATGGTAATCAAACTTTTATTGAAGGCATGGCAGATCTTGTGAAAAACCACTTGGAAAGTCATCAGCTGTACTCCAATCAATTACCTCTAGACTTTACACTTGGTAAGTCTAGCGATCCCGTAAAAGACCTTTCATTGGTATTTGGCAATCATGAATCTACTTGA
- the MPC54 gene encoding Mpc54p (similar to Saccharomyces cerevisiae MPC54 (YOR177C); ancestral locus Anc_6.69), translated as MPEDISYTGPFEEFSNNNSHGISPFKDSYFKDMTPSKPNVRFGDDDVNIFDQRKKVNEINKNSSIRRGIPPSININNTPNKSSLKSPKSNNLSDCGFDYERRFETRDDTFKEVNDAVNRCYALCNIPTKHISISSISDLAQTFETLAVGITHETNRKAECERSKNAIDSLYYHEQLEKKDLNEKSLQMAIDHLLKVTKQNQRQVDGRDKLEETEVLKSFIKEIEEVEDNKISINSLEQQLLEEKTANNILRRDYYKLQERGKRLCHEFQDLQDDYSKKMKQKEYEVQKLKNEVKFLTNMNTNLKADKTQFSQKEKQYSQKYIYIEKYMSHVKQEYNKKEDECNRLKFVVDKNMKKIDHLERSLQAQTNAQNSFSAVTVQDEDQKDAHLEDRYHKVKEFMEQKLQTSKNNDPSCSEAEALDNVLGLIENTMKTLEGNSKYYSTTTKKCLKYVTGSSRLKENEHITN; from the coding sequence ATGCCTGAAGATATAAGTTATACCGGCCCCTTCGAGGAATTCAGCAATAACAATTCCCATGGGATTTCTCCTTTTAAGGACTCCtatttcaaagatatgaCACCTTCTAAGCCAAATGTGAGATTTGGCGATGATGACGTTAATATTTTTgaccaaagaaagaaggtaaatgaaattaataaaaacaGCTCCATTAGAAGGGGTATTCCGCCTTCGATAAACATTAATAATACGCCCAATAAGTCTAGCTTAAAATCACCAAAGAGTAATAATCTTTCTGACTGCGGGTTTGATTATGAACGTCGGTTCGAGACAAGAGATGACACTTTTAAAGAGGTCAATGACGCAGTTAACCGTTGCTATGCACTTTGTAACATCCCCACCAAGCATATATCCATAAGCAGTATCTCGGATTTGGCACAGACTTTTGAAACGCTTGCTGTTGGAATAACTCATGAAACAAATAGAAAAGCCGAATGTGAGCGAAGCAAAAATGCAATAGATTCATTATACTATCACGAGcagttggaaaaaaaagatctgaatgaaaaaagtcTTCAAATGGCAATTGATCACTTATTGAAAGTAACAAAGCAAAATCAAAGGCAAGTCGATGGTAGAGATAAGCTGGAAGAAACTGAAGTTCTCAAAAGCTTTATTAAAGAAATCGAAGAAGTTGAGGataataaaatttcaattaaTAGTCTGGAGCAACAATTGcttgaagagaaaacagCAAATAATATTCTTAGAAGAGACTATTATAAACTTCAAGAACGTGGTAAACGTTTATGTCATGAGTTTCAAGACTTACAAGATGATtattccaagaaaatgaaacaaaaagaatacgAAGTGcaaaaactcaaaaatgAAGTCAAATTTTTAACGAACATGAACACTAACCTAAAAGCGGATAAAACTCAATTCTCTCAAAAGGAGAAACaatattctcaaaaatatatctatataGAGAAATACATGAGCCATGTCAAACAAGAGTATAACAAGAAGGAGGACGAATGCAACAGATTGAAATTCGTTGTTGacaaaaatatgaaaaaaatagatcACTTAGAAAGATCACTTCAGGCTCAGACAAACGCGCAAAATAGTTTCTCAGCTGTAACAGTTCAAGATGAAGATCAAAAGGATGCCCATTTGGAGGACCGTTATCATAAAGTAAAAGAATTCATGGAACAAAAGCTACAAActtccaaaaataatgatcCATCATGTTCCGAAGCAGAAGCTCTTGATAATGTGCTTGGGCTAATCGAAAATACTATGAAAACTCTGGAAGGAAATAGTAAATATTATTCAACTACAACAAAAAAGTGCTTAAAATATGTTACTGGCTCGTCAAggctcaaagaaaatgagcATATTACAAATTGA
- the GAC1 gene encoding protein phosphatase regulator GAC1 (similar to Saccharomyces cerevisiae PIG1 (YLR273C) and GAC1 (YOR178C); ancestral locus Anc_6.70), with translation MVIQSATTLSPSRTRPSFPHNNLIKSMSDNRIGRPSPPPIRKLKSSLKISHPDSISRSKSDIFLVSPEKNVRFAIELTTVKRFDKNAEPSSISNENSPTLSPVDNYTTADDIQLFNNEDCWFNDSSLVTNLLRNEKKFRYTNSLNNMFKLDLYDSEDEDDIDDANNDQAGYGYTYDSSTSRRNSSHNKSVTSPATSSLASQATSICDWKLHCTDLVPFKLAPPLFTKTLSSSDFQGQLAKYLNGKNIKLHSLIQSDGDSSKIMGLIYVNNLSFEKYLEIKFTFNSWKDIHYVTANYNKTVNSAVDEFKFTIDLNSLKYILLIKRIITLENNTSSCPLNIELCCRYDVNEETFYDNNDGKNYHLFMTTFKKGSETEVKQEVPVVIEPSPQDNTATSSKTMKSRFISSNPSLSRFSPQSRKFSEDTDYYNTSPLKHLYHNDTTTFVKPKRLNVVLDKVGNGTSFSPPPPPLAGTTKIDNATKNGKTTPAAHTTANNIDLPISGSQHQSLYSGSSSYSSSSSSISSSLSFASSNNSSTNSSSSASCSFPLTELDNFDYANLYEPNDTFTTANLVNHSLNSMIPDAYPPSFFGDFGNDSNNNNLAASLDDSYEDKQSVITDTTMDDNNKTSTVNHSTDTLIKPSKENGAAKGDILLPTNRISPPSSSRNQTSTNLKEPSSDNIELKYINYQSLLDSHRFHNHSSSPNLQPAPLSNAVSISEFTHASDVFEYEDEDSGSNRMVGELDDSAFSPHFYLNEGNKSACLSDDALIDHHGSDNPFINSFSSSPPILSQEVDRWRH, from the coding sequence ATGGTAATACAATCTGCTACTACTTTATCGCCATCAAGGACAAGACCCTCTTTTCCTCATAATAACTTGATCAAAAGCATGTCTGACAACCGTATTGGTCGTCCGTCCCCTCCACCAATTAGGAAATTAAAATCTTCCTTGAAAATCTCTCATCCTGATTCTATCTCAAGATCAAAGtcagatatttttttggtatcacctgaaaaaaatgtccGTTTTGCTATTGAACTGACAACCGTTAAAagatttgataaaaatgcGGAGCCAAGTTCAATCTCAAACGAAAACTCGCCCACTCTTTCTCCTGTTGACAATTATACCACCGCCGATGACATCCAACTATTCAACAATGAGGATTGCTGGTTCAATGATTCCTCACTAGTCACTAATTTGCtaagaaatgaaaagaaattccgTTATACAAATTCTTTAAACAACATGTTCAAGTTAGACCTATATGACTCtgaagatgaggatgatATAGACGATGCCAACAATGACCAAGCTGGATATGGCTATACTTATGATTCGTCAACATCTAGAAGAAATTCTTCCCACAATAAATCAGTGACCTCCCCTGCTACGTCCTCTCTTGCCTCTCAAGCGACAAGTATATGTGATTGGAAACTTCACTGTACAGATTTGGTTCCCTTCAAACTAGCACCTCCGCTATTCACTAAAACACTATCTTCTTCCGACTTCCAAGGTCAATTAGCAAAGTACTTGAATGgtaaaaatataaaactGCATTCCCTCATTCAATCAGATGGCGATTCAAGCAAAATTATGGGGCTGATATACGTTAATAATTTGAGTTTCGAAAAGTACCTGGAGATAAAATTCACTTTCAACTCATGGAAGGATATTCATTATGTAACCGCCAACTACAACAAAACAGTCAATTCCGCTGTTGATGAATTTAAATTTACTATTGACTTGAATAGTTTGAAGTATATTTTACTCATCAAGAGGATTATCACTTTGGAGAACAATACAAGTAGTTGTCCCTTAAACATTGAATTGTGTTGTAGATATGACgtcaatgaagaaacatTTTATGATAATAACGACGGTAAAAACTATCACCTTTTCATGACCACTTTCAAAAAGGGAAGCGAAACAGAGGTAAAACAAGAGGTTCCCGTGGTCATTGAGCCTAGTCCTCAAGATAATACTGCTACTTCATCAAAGACCATGAAATCGAgattcatttcttcaaatccatCTCTTTCAAGGTTTTCGCCTCAATCGAGAAAATTCAGCGAGGACACGGATTACTATAACACATCTCCATTGAAACACCTTTATCACAATGACACGACAACCTTCGTCAAACCTAAAAGATTAAACGTAGTTTTAGATAAAGTTGGCAACGGCACATCCTTTtcaccaccaccacctCCCTTGGCTGGCACCACGaaaattgataatgcaacAAAGAATGGAAAGACAACACCTGCAGCGCACACAACCGCAAATAATATTGACCTACCAATATCAGGATCGCAACATCAATCATTATATTCTGGCTCATCATCGTactcatcatcgtcgtcttccatatcttcttcattatcatttgcGTCTTCTAATAATTCCTCCAcaaattcttcttcctccgCCTCCTGCAGCTTCCCACTTACTGAGCTCGATAATTTTGATTATGCAAACTTGTATGAGCCCAACGATACATTCACTACAGCCAATTTGGTAAATCATTCATTAAATTCAATGATACCAGACGCTTATCCTCCATCATTTTTTGGGGACTTTGGAAATGATagtaataacaacaacTTGGCCGCTTCCCTGGATGATTCCTATGAAGATAAACAAAGCGTCATTACAGATACTACCATGgatgataataacaaaACTTCAACTGTCAATCATTCTACAGATACATTAATTAAACCTTCCAAGGAAAATGGGGCAGCTAAAGGGGATATACTACTACCAACAAATAGAATTAGCCCACCGTCCTCGTCTCGCAACCAAACCAGTACAAATCTAAAGGAGCCTTCGAGTGACAACATTGAGCTTAAATATATCAACTACCAGTCTTTGCTGGATTCTCATCGGTTTCACAACCACTCTTCATCACCAAATTTGCAACCCGCTCCTCTCTCAAATGCAGTGTCTATCTCAGAATTCACTCATGCATCGGATGTCTTTGAATATGAGGATGAGGATAGTGGTAGTAATCGAATGGTGGGGGAACTAGATGATAGTGCATTTTCTCCCCACttttatttgaatgaaGGCAACAAATCAGCATGCCTTAGTGATGACGCTTTGATTGATCATCACGGAAGTGACAATCCATTTATAAATTCTTTCAGTTCTTCTCCACCCATCCTCTCGCAAGAAGTTGATCGTTGGCGGCATTAA
- the SYC1 gene encoding cleavage polyadenylation factor subunit SYC1 (similar to Saccharomyces cerevisiae YSH1 (YLR277C) and SYC1 (YOR179C); ancestral locus Anc_6.74), producing METDLHKERIQQRIKFGNSGEDATNDIYLRIIQMFGCIEKTTTKQITRLQILDEVRIEISVDDILIDWKKNSMISETIADSIVIMILGLHAGKKSVLSESGLRERESDAWKIQELQNLFQEQFGDSFSANEGVGEQEDVRNGSVTIGKSKAVIDFSTMKLVDCNSNPLKGRVESILSIGQKLTTPLC from the coding sequence ATGGAAACAGATCTGCACAAGGAAAGAATTCAGCAGAGAATCAAATTTGGTAACAGTGGAGAGGATGCGACTAATGACATATACCTTCGTATCATACAGATGTTTGGCTGCATAGAGAAGACTACAACGAAGCAGATAACAAGACTACAAATACTGGATGAGGTCAGGATAGAAATTTCTGTGGACGACATTTTAATCGattggaaaaagaactCAATGATAAGTGAAACGATCGCCGATAGTATAGTAATTATGATACTTGGATTGCATGCGGGTAAAAAGAGCGTCTTATCTGAATCTGGACTAAGAGAGAGAGAAAGTGATGCCTGGAAGATTCAAGAGTTGCAAAATCTGTTCCAAGAACAATTTGGAGACAGCTTCAGTGCTAATGAAGGGGTGGgagaacaagaagatgtAAGAAATGGCAGTGTTACCATAGGAAAGAGCAAAGCGGTAATTGATTTCTCCACTATGAAATTGGTTGATTGCAATTCGAATCCACTCAAGGGGAGAGTAGAGAGCATACTAAGTATTGGACAAAAACTAACCACTCCATTATGTTAA
- the DCI1 gene encoding putative dodecenoyl-CoA isomerase DCI1 (similar to Saccharomyces cerevisiae DCI1 (YOR180C); ancestral locus Anc_6.75a), translated as MSERVDYHIDGHFFIIKLNDPKHLNSLTFEDFIYIALLLQKANTIDSVLFTVLQSSGKYFSSGGKFSAVNELNGEEGGNEVEKTSKLVSAISSPNVFVANAFATHKKILICFLNGPAIGLSASLVALCDIVYSQNDSVFLLFPFTNLGFVAEVGASVTLIQKLGINSANEHMIFSSPISFKELLGTIVTKNYQLNDTETFNKNVLEDLKQNVRWLYPKSILGMKDLLHNQMKQELIKSQAMETNGTLPFWASGEPFKRFQQLQKGNRRHKL; from the coding sequence ATGAGCGAACGTGTAGATTATCACATAGATggtcattttttcatcattaagTTGAATGATCCAAAACATTTAAATTCCTTGACATTCGAAGATTTCATCTACATTGCCCTGCTATTACAGAAGGCAAATACCATTGATTCTGTTTTATTCACAGTTCTACAAAGCTCAGGCAAATATTTCTCCTCAGGGGGAAAATTTTCGGCGGTAAATGAGTTAAATGGGGAAGAAGGTGGGAATGAAGTGGAGAAAACTTCAAAGCTGGTATCCGCTATAAGCTCTCCTAATGTGTTTGTCGCAAATGCATTTGCAACACAtaaaaagattttgataTGCTTCTTGAATGGGCCTGCCATTGGCCTTAGCGCGTCGTTGGTGGCCCTTTGTGATATAGTTTATTCCCAGAATGATTcagtatttcttcttttccccTTCACGAATCTTGGTTTTGTTGCGGAAGTGGGCGCTTCAGTCACtttgattcaaaaacttggaaTTAACTCTGCCAATGAACATATGATTTTTAGCTCACCGATTTCATTCAAGGAGTTACTAGGAACGATCGTAACTAAGAATTACCAGTTAAACGACACTGAAACCTTCAACAAAAATGTTCTTGAAGATCTAAAACAAAATGTTAGGTGGCTTTATCCGAAAAGTATATTGGGTATGAAGGACTTGCTGCACAATCAAATGAAGCAAGAACTCATCAAATCTCAGGCAATGGAGACCAACGGCACCTTACCTTTTTGGGCAAGTGGTGAACCATTCAAAAGATTTCAGCAACTTCAAAAGGGAAATAGGCGTCACAAGCTATAG